A portion of the Ralstonia nicotianae genome contains these proteins:
- a CDS encoding MinD/ParA family ATP-binding protein — protein sequence MTTSFAKDQADGLRRLLGQSSCRHVLVIAGEEQVDDVVDNLRAALTTMGRNTAVVSAPTILALDGVLEQHDAEADVTLVAAHFGIRALSTVAQACDDVLLIFPEAPEGIKAAYTLLKKTAVLQGSKGGSGIRTVVSGARSVDSAVRVFGNLSNTVGQYLNTRIDFAGYIPDDRHIELALSLGKPVVSAFPASPSAMAFRQLAEEMLSWASVEAQPGSDAPPASGVAISAQDPAHAPAQTTSIPTPHATACAAEMVY from the coding sequence AGGACCAGGCCGATGGGCTGCGCCGCTTGCTCGGGCAGTCGTCGTGCCGCCATGTGCTCGTGATCGCCGGCGAGGAGCAGGTCGACGACGTGGTCGACAACCTGCGCGCCGCGCTCACCACCATGGGCCGCAATACCGCCGTGGTGAGCGCGCCGACCATCCTCGCGCTCGACGGCGTGCTCGAGCAGCACGACGCGGAGGCCGATGTGACGCTGGTCGCCGCGCATTTCGGCATCCGCGCCCTGAGCACCGTGGCGCAGGCCTGCGACGACGTCCTGCTGATCTTCCCGGAGGCGCCCGAGGGCATCAAGGCCGCCTACACGCTGCTCAAGAAGACGGCGGTGCTGCAGGGCAGCAAGGGCGGCAGCGGCATCCGCACCGTGGTCAGCGGCGCGCGTTCGGTCGATTCCGCCGTGCGCGTGTTCGGCAACCTGTCGAACACCGTCGGCCAGTACCTGAATACCCGCATCGATTTCGCCGGCTACATCCCCGATGACCGGCATATCGAGCTGGCGCTGTCGCTCGGCAAGCCCGTCGTCAGCGCGTTCCCCGCATCGCCTTCGGCCATGGCCTTCCGCCAGCTGGCCGAGGAGATGCTGAGCTGGGCCAGCGTCGAGGCCCAGCCCGGTTCCGACGCACCGCCGGCGTCAGGGGTGGCCATATCGGCGCAGGATCCGGCGCATGCGCCGGCGCAGACAACGTCGATCCCTACGCCCCACGCCACCGCGTGCGCGGCCGAGATGGTTTATTGA